The following proteins are co-located in the Primulina tabacum isolate GXHZ01 chromosome 11, ASM2559414v2, whole genome shotgun sequence genome:
- the LOC142519306 gene encoding cullin-1-like isoform X1, with protein MSDNAAGAVKNARTFEEAWPILQEGIDKLIHHLEHEGPGLSQIITSDEYMRFYTCVYEVCYPNPLGPDTRKMYDQYGKTFHDYISSKVLPSLRGKENQDLLKELLKQWTNFRILTRWLSRFCFYLERYYIPKARLVSLQETSYLAFYKLICGEINGKVTDAILSLIDREREGEQIDQTFVKEILDIYVVIGADSLKYNEKDFEEAMVNATAEFYSKKALDWISIMSYENYMVKVEECLKQEESRVSSYLRYLTRYKLLEQVVKRELLTVHASKLEEKKHLDEAAA; from the exons ATGTCTGACAATGCCGCCGGCGCCGTGAAAAATGCCCGGACTTTTGAAGAGGCGTGGCCTATTTTGCAGGAAGGCATCGACAAGCTTATCCACCATCTTGAACATGAAGGACCAGGCCTTTCTCAGATAATCACTTCAGATGAGTACATGCGGTTTTACAC GTGTGTTTATGAGGTATGTTATCCTAATCCACTTGGTCCTGACACTCGAAAAATGTATGATCAATATGGAAAAACGTTTCACGACTACATCTCTTCCAAG GTATTGCCATCTTTAAGGGGAAAGGAGAATCAAGATTTATTGAAAGAATTGTTGAAACAATGGACTAACTTTAGAATTTTGACTCGATGGCTCTCGAGATTTTGTTTTTACCTTGAAAGATACTATATACCGAAGGCGAGATTAGTATCACTTCAAGAAACCAGTTACTTGGCCTTCTATAAACTG ATTTGCGGTGAAATCAATGGGAAAGTTACAGACGCAATTCTATCATTG ATCGACAGGGAGCGTGAAGGTGAACAGATTGATCAAACTTTTGTCAAAGAAATTTTGGATATATATGTGGTGATAGGTGCGGATTCATTGAAATACAATGAAAAAGACTTTGAAGAAGCAATGGTTAATGCCACGGCCGAATTCTATTCAAAAAAAGCCCTGGACTGGATTTCGATTATGTCCTATGAGAATTACATGGTTAAG GTTGAAGAGTGCTTAAAACAAGAGGAAAGCAGAGTTTCAAGCTATTTGAGGTATCTAACCAGATACAAACTACTAGAG CAGGTCGTGAAACGTGAATTGCTCACGGTACACGCGAGCAAGCTTGAAGAAAAGAAACATTTGGATGAGGCAGCTGCTTGA
- the LOC142519306 gene encoding cullin-1-like isoform X3, which yields MSDNAAGAVKNARTFEEAWPILQEGIDKLIHHLEHEGPGLSQIITSDEYMRFYTCVYEVCYPNPLGPDTRKMYDQYGKTFHDYISSKVLPSLRGKENQDLLKELLKQWTNFRILTRWLSRFCFYLERYYIPKARLVSLQETSYLAFYKLICGEINGKVTDAILSLIDREREGEQIDQTFVKEILDIYVVIGADSLKYNEKDFEEAMVNATAEFYSKKALDWISIMSYENYMVKVEECLKQEESRVSSYLRYLTRYKLLEKWKKKGKKNFIIFNTKQSFLMK from the exons ATGTCTGACAATGCCGCCGGCGCCGTGAAAAATGCCCGGACTTTTGAAGAGGCGTGGCCTATTTTGCAGGAAGGCATCGACAAGCTTATCCACCATCTTGAACATGAAGGACCAGGCCTTTCTCAGATAATCACTTCAGATGAGTACATGCGGTTTTACAC GTGTGTTTATGAGGTATGTTATCCTAATCCACTTGGTCCTGACACTCGAAAAATGTATGATCAATATGGAAAAACGTTTCACGACTACATCTCTTCCAAG GTATTGCCATCTTTAAGGGGAAAGGAGAATCAAGATTTATTGAAAGAATTGTTGAAACAATGGACTAACTTTAGAATTTTGACTCGATGGCTCTCGAGATTTTGTTTTTACCTTGAAAGATACTATATACCGAAGGCGAGATTAGTATCACTTCAAGAAACCAGTTACTTGGCCTTCTATAAACTG ATTTGCGGTGAAATCAATGGGAAAGTTACAGACGCAATTCTATCATTG ATCGACAGGGAGCGTGAAGGTGAACAGATTGATCAAACTTTTGTCAAAGAAATTTTGGATATATATGTGGTGATAGGTGCGGATTCATTGAAATACAATGAAAAAGACTTTGAAGAAGCAATGGTTAATGCCACGGCCGAATTCTATTCAAAAAAAGCCCTGGACTGGATTTCGATTATGTCCTATGAGAATTACATGGTTAAG GTTGAAGAGTGCTTAAAACAAGAGGAAAGCAGAGTTTCAAGCTATTTGAGGTATCTAACCAGATACAAACTACTAGAG AAGTGGAAGAAAAAAGGGAAgaaaaatttcattatttttaataCCAAGCAAAGTTTCTTGATGAAGTGA
- the LOC142519306 gene encoding cullin-1-like isoform X2, with protein MSDNAAGAVKNARTFEEAWPILQEGIDKLIHHLEHEGPGLSQIITSDEYMRFYTCVYEVCYPNPLGPDTRKMYDQYGKTFHDYISSKVLPSLRGKENQDLLKELLKQWTNFRILTRWLSRFCFYLERYYIPKARLVSLQETSYLAFYKLICGEINGKVTDAILSLIDREREGEQIDQTFVKEILDIYVVIGADSLKYNEKDFEEAMVNATAEFYSKKALDWISIMSYENYMVKVEECLKQEESRVSSYLRYLTRYKLLEVVKRELLTVHASKLEEKKHLDEAAA; from the exons ATGTCTGACAATGCCGCCGGCGCCGTGAAAAATGCCCGGACTTTTGAAGAGGCGTGGCCTATTTTGCAGGAAGGCATCGACAAGCTTATCCACCATCTTGAACATGAAGGACCAGGCCTTTCTCAGATAATCACTTCAGATGAGTACATGCGGTTTTACAC GTGTGTTTATGAGGTATGTTATCCTAATCCACTTGGTCCTGACACTCGAAAAATGTATGATCAATATGGAAAAACGTTTCACGACTACATCTCTTCCAAG GTATTGCCATCTTTAAGGGGAAAGGAGAATCAAGATTTATTGAAAGAATTGTTGAAACAATGGACTAACTTTAGAATTTTGACTCGATGGCTCTCGAGATTTTGTTTTTACCTTGAAAGATACTATATACCGAAGGCGAGATTAGTATCACTTCAAGAAACCAGTTACTTGGCCTTCTATAAACTG ATTTGCGGTGAAATCAATGGGAAAGTTACAGACGCAATTCTATCATTG ATCGACAGGGAGCGTGAAGGTGAACAGATTGATCAAACTTTTGTCAAAGAAATTTTGGATATATATGTGGTGATAGGTGCGGATTCATTGAAATACAATGAAAAAGACTTTGAAGAAGCAATGGTTAATGCCACGGCCGAATTCTATTCAAAAAAAGCCCTGGACTGGATTTCGATTATGTCCTATGAGAATTACATGGTTAAG GTTGAAGAGTGCTTAAAACAAGAGGAAAGCAGAGTTTCAAGCTATTTGAGGTATCTAACCAGATACAAACTACTAGAG GTCGTGAAACGTGAATTGCTCACGGTACACGCGAGCAAGCTTGAAGAAAAGAAACATTTGGATGAGGCAGCTGCTTGA